AGGGAACTCCTCAGCCGGAGAAAATAATCGTCAAGCACGGGCAACTGCCGGCCGTAGAAATGAACCTGCGGATATGGGAGATAAAAACCCGGATTACCCGGGAAAAACTGCTGGCCGAGATGCTGGGCAAGTTAAACCTGATACCGCTGACCCGGCTGGAGATACTGGATAAACCCATCGTTCCTGATAAGACTTCTAACGAGGCAAACCCCAAAGCAGAAAATAAGACTTCAGTCGCGGGAGAACCTGAAATATCTGGCGGCAAGACAATTTCAATAACAATCACATCCCAACCGGATATCAAGTCGCTGGCCTGCACCAAGCTGGTTACCAACCAGCCGGAAATCGGCCTATCAAGCGAAAGTCTTTATTCAAAAATAATACCCCTATCCGGGCTGGCCCGGCTTGAGATGATGCAGGATTCAACCAGGAAAAAGACCCAGACCATTATAACAATAACCGATTTCGGCCTGGCCGGAGCCGAGTCGCTGATTAACGAAAAAACCAGGCAACTGGATTTCAAGTAGCCATATGAAAGTATGCATATAGAGTATAGACCGTACAAAATTGCAATCCTATTCTTTACATTGTATTACATATTCACGCCTGCCATTTCAGCCGAGCCTGCCGTCAACGCGCCGCTGGTCGAGGTCATCTACACCTGGAACCAACCCAAAAACCCATTTGACGATATAATTTACCGGCGCCTGTCCAGAACGCTGGATAAAGAAGAAGCCGTTTATTATTACGCCATGTATGCCCGGTGCAAGGACGAAATACTGATTACCGGCGAGGACGATGTCCCTTTGCAGGAATGGCTGCCCGACCGGGTAATAGTCAACGGCAAAGCGCTTCAGTCAAACGATTACACCGGATACATCGGTAAAAGCCGGATTATCCTTTATCAGCAATCGCCTTACGGACTGCTGGAACTGGGAGAGATGGACAAAAACGGGGTTTATGCTGAATCAATCGAATTCGTCAATACCACCGCGTCCCAGATAGGCCAAGAATCTCCGCCCAGCCTGTGGTATATCGGCGGTTCCATCCTGGGCGCGGCCAGCATTCTCGACTACGTCAAGAATGACAAGGAACCAACCAACCACGCGCCTACAGCCTTATTTAATGTAATCCCTGAAACCGGTTCAACCAACACGGTGTTTTGGTTCGATGCCGGCACGTCATCCGATATCGACGAGCCAGTACAAAACTTAATGGTGCGTTGGGACTGGGAAAACGACGGCGTCTGGGACACATCTTTCTCTATTGCCAAAACGATTACCCGGACATTCACCGCCGGCGCACATACGATAGCCATGCAGATGCGCGACAGCGCCGGCGCGTTTGTAACCGCGACCAAGACTATCACGGTCATAGCGCCGGGCGGACCGCTGGCCGCAACGCCTCAGCCGATATTCCATACCAACTTGCAACGAACCGGTCTGACCGCGATGGCCGGACCGGTTACAGACACCGTCAAGCGGCAATACGCCACCGGCGGCGTCATCCAGTCATCGCCGGTGATTGCCGCTGACAACACCATTTATGCCGGCTCATTCGACGGCAAGGTCTATGCGCTCAACCCCAACGGCACGCTCAAATGGGCATCTCAGATTCTGGGACAGATATATTCCACTCCGGCCATCGGCTCAGACGGCACTCTATACATCGGCGCCGGCACGGCGCTATACGCCCTGAACAATACCACCGGCGCGGTGAACTGGTCTTATAACACCGGCAACACAGTGCGTTCATCACCGGCCATCGGCGCGGACGGCACCATATATTTCGGCTCGGGCAACGGCAATATCTACGCCGTCAACTACGACGGTTCGTTCAAATGGCTATATCCGACCGGTGGCGCGGTTGATTCAGCTCCGGCTATTGCCGCGGACGGCACGCTCTATATCGGGTCCAACGATAATTATTTATACGCCCTGGATACAAACCCTCTGTCATTGAGATGGAGATACCAAGCCGGCGGCGCGATTGTCGGAGTTCCGGCTGTCGGTGCGGACGGAACCGTTTATGCCGGCGCAACCAACGGAATTATCTATGCCATCAATCCCAACGGCACGCTCAAATGGACCGCCGCTACTGCCGGGCCGGTATATTCATCACCGGCCGTAAACGCCACCACGCTTCATGTCGGTTCTGACGATTTCAGTTTATATTCCATTGCCCTGGCTACCGGCGGCATCAACTGGTCTTTTCCAACCACGGCAACGATACGCTCTTCTCCGGCGATAGATACTACCGGCAATATCTATTTCGGCTCGGATGACGGCAGGGTTTATTGCCTCAATTCAGCCGGGACTGTGGTCTGGAGCCGCGATATCGGCTCGGCGGTGCGTTCATCGCCGGCCATAAACAACAGCAATGTCGGCGCATCACCGGCGGTGGTTTATATCGGAGCCGATAACGGCAGCCTCTATACCATCGGCTCAGGCCCGGCTGACCCGGCTAATATCGTCCTGTCCAAAAAGGCCAATAAACAATACATCACCATCGGGGAAATCATTACATATAATATTACCGTCAGCAATTTCACCTCCACCACCGATACATCTAATAATAATATCGTCATCGATACCATTCCGGCCGGGTTCAGGTATATCCCGGGCTCAAGCGTGATTGATGGGGTCAACTTGGCCGACCCGGTCATCACCGGCACGGCGCTGACATTCCCGGATTTAGACGCGATAGCGCCCGGCCAGACCAAGACGCTGTCGTATCAACTAATAGCCGGCAGCGGCCTGGCCAAAGGCCGATATGTCAACAGCGCCTATTGCGACTATTTTGACGTAATCTGGAAAACCTCGAACACGGCCAGCGAAGAAGTGATGGTCATTGACGACCCTCTTTTCGACCTGGGCACGATAATGGGCCGGGTATTCATAGATACCAACGCCAACGGCGTATTTGACCAAGGCGAAAAGGGCGTGGCATCCGCAACAATAATAATGGAGAATGGCGTATTAGCAATAACTGATAAAGAGGGTATGTATCATATTCCGGCGGTCAAACCCGGCACACACCATTTAAAAATAGGCAGTTATGCCGAAGATTATTCGGTCGGGTTATCTCAAATAGTTCGGGTTACCGAAGGCCTGCTCCTAAAGGTTAATTTTGCAATCAACCCTAAATACTCAGACAATATATATAAAAATGGGTACGGCGGCGTTATGCTAGGCAGCGGCGAGATAGGCTATTCATCTGTCAAAGGCAATACCGACCTGGCCAATCGTGATAAGCGTTTACAGAAAAGACTCTATACTGACGGCAGGCTGGCGTTTTATACAAATTTTGTCATGCATCCCGAAGCCCACGTTATTGTTTCCTATGATACCGATAGAATCTCAAATAAAAATACTGATTTATTCAAATATACAGACCCGGACAAATATTACCCAACTTATGGCGATAATTCCAGGGTTTCTTATGAAGGCGCTAATACGCAGGGACCACTATATTTATTGGCGGAAATGGGCGACGGAAACACTCACAAACTTGGTATAATAGTCGGCAACTATCAGACTAATATTAACAAAACTGAATTAATCAACTATAACCGCGCGCTGTATGGAGCAAATGTATATTTGGATGTCCCGGTGCCAAAAGGATTTGACAGATTTGTGCTATTCCCCAATAATATTTCGCTTTTTACCAGCCAGTCGCGTCAGGTGCCGGCCGTGAATGAATTCCAATCAACCGGCGGCTCGTTCTACTACCTCAAGAACCAAAGCATAGTCACCGGTTCTGAAAAGGTTACCATAGAAACACGGGATAAGCTGTCAAACCTTACATTATCATCTGTCACCAAGGCGCGGGATATTGACTACGAGATAGATTATGGTAACGGCCGGATTATCTTCTTCCAACCGGTTGGAATGGTTCAGGAATCCAGCACCATAATATCCAGCAATATCCTTAACGGTAACCCGGTCTATATTAAAGTGGCTTACGAATACGAAACAGACGCACTTGATTATTCCAAAGGCGTTTACGGCGGACGGATTGCCACGCCTAATATCGGGTTAACCTATATTCAGTCCCGAAATAATCGGGACGGAGTTTATCCCGCCTTCAGCGGGACTGCGGCTTCGCAAACTGATACGAATGATTATACGATCGGCGGAGCTGATGTGAACCTCAGTTTCCCGATTAGCGGAACCGGTTCCATTGACATCAAAGCCGAATACGCCCAGTCCGAGTCAACCGGAATACCGGACTACTTTTCGCTGGACGGCGGTTCCGGTTTCAGCCCGATCAGCACGACCAAGACCGACGGCAACGCCTATCTCTTAAAGACCAGGGCCGACATCACCAAGGATATCCAGACCAGCCTGGTTTACCAACGCACCGGTGAAGGATTCGAATCCACCGCTACTTCAGCCAACCAAGGCACACAGAAATACGGCATGAATACGACCATCAAAACCAGCGACAGGTTAAAATTCATGGTCGGTTATGACGCACAGGAAACGCTGGAACCCAATCCGGCCACTATTGCCGGCACGCTCATAGGCGCGCAGAAAAACCAGACCGCTTTCCTGCAGGCAAATTGGGCGCTGGAGCCGGGGAAACTCAACCTAACCGGCGAATACCGGTATCAGGATGTAGAAATTCCGTCTACTGCCCTGTCTGATAACAACTCAGGGACAGATATCCTGGCCGCCCGGCTGGATTACCAATACACCAAACAAACCCGACTCTTTGTCGCCCAACAGTTTGCAATTCAGGATACCCCCACTAACCAATATTCCAACACCCAGACAACCTTGGGCGGCTCGACCATATTCTCGGATAAATCACAGCTATCGGTCCAGGGCTCGGTGGCCACAGACGCTTATTCGGTCCTGAGCGGTTTCTCGTATCCGGTCAGCTCCAGAACCAATATGTATACCAATTACGGATTAGGCGCCTCTGATACCGAAGGCCAGACGATGACCTCGGCCATCGGCGGCCGAAGCCAGGTCACAAATAAAACATCCGTTTACGCACAGGAAGAATACAAGACCTCGGACAAGGAACAGATGGTTTCCAACAACCAAAAGGTGGGCGAGGAAACACAGCTAACATCAGAGTGGACCGTAAGGAACTCATTTGAGACCGGCCTGGTCAATTACTTCGACGAAACACAGACCACAAGACAGGTCGTGTCAGTTAATGCACAATATAGCCACAAACCCGCCCGAACGACTGTTCAGTCGGGCGGGGACACAAAGGACACAAAGAATACGGAAGATCTAAAATCAGGCTTAACGACATTAAGCACCAAGTTAGAATTCCGGGCCGACAACGGTATTCAAAACAAGAAGCAATACCTGACCGCCAATAACCTCAAATATCAGTTGACCGAAGACCTATCCGGAATGTTGAGGTTGAACTGGGCTCGGACAGACAACACCACTACCGATAAGGTCGAAAGCCTGTTCCGTGAATACGGCATCGGCACGGCGCTCCGGCCGGTCAAATGGGACAAATGGCTCCTTATTGCCAAGTACACCTATCTGGAAGACATAAGGAACCAATCAAACAGCCAGATAAAAGCCAACATCTACGCCCTGGAAACGGCCTATGATATTTTACCCCCATTGCAAGTGGTTGAAAAATACGCGCACCGCCGGATGTCTGAGGAAATCGGCTATATCCCCGAGACCCACAGTAATACCGACTTATGGATAAACCGCATTAACTACACGTTTGGCGCTACAGCGCCATGGCGCTCTGCGAACACAAACCACCTGAAAAGCTTTATAGTCGGCGGCGAGTATCGTATCCTCAGAACCGAGGCAAAGAATTCACTGACAGACCAACTGACCGGAGGCACGACGGACAAAAAGACCGGCTATCTGGCGGAAATAGGATACAAGTTCGATAAGACCATGCATTTCGGCATCGGCTACAACTTCACCGACTTCACCGATAACCTGGAACATACCTATGACTATTCGGTGCGCGGATTCTTTATCCGGATGAATATTGCATATTAGTGCCGGTTCGAGTGTAACGAGTTACCGGCACTTATCCCCGAGCATAGCGAGTGGGATTAGTGACACTTGGAGCCCTGCCCAAAGGCGGGACAGCGCAGCATCCTGTAAGGATAAACTCCGCGAATTATCCCTAGACCCTGAGAGGTCTTGGGCCAAGAACCCGTACGGGCTGCCAGCTATAATTGCAGATGTCTGAGTTGATTATCCGGCACGCGGAATCCCGACCAGTGCACGTATTCCTCGGTAGGCAGATTTTCGTATTGTTTCGGCGTGAGCGCCAGTATGAAACCGCCCTGAACGCTTATCTTGCGGTAATGCAGTTCGGCAAAGAACTTGTCATTGGGCATATCGGCGTGAATGCTCTTTAGCGTCTTAAAATCGTGGTAATCCTGGTTACTTCCGACGAAGCCGTCATAGGCGCTGTCTTTGACGTAATAAAGGTCTTTCCTCTTGTAATATTTATCCAACGCCTGGCTCCAAAAAAATATGCCTTTGACGCCGGTGGTGCCGTAGGAATATTTATGATCCAGCATATAACGGCTGACCTCGGTACGGATAAAGCGCCAGACTCCGGCAATCTTGGTAGCCGGCAGTTTGCCTTCCCTGACCAGCCGGTAAATCGTCCGGCGGTTGACGCCTAGCGCCTGGGCCACCTGATTCAAGGTCATCACCCCGCCCTCAAAGTTCATCCCTAAAACATGGCCGGGCACATCGCGGCTATGAGTCAGGAATTGACGAACCTCTGACTGAAGAAACTGCCACCTGCCGCCTAACTTTACAGCGGGCAACTTCTTCACATTAATTAACCGATAAATGGTAAACCGGCTTAGGCCCAGATATTCGCAGACCTCTTTCAGGGTCATCAGGCCGGGTTTAATAATGTATTTGGTTGGCGTTTTGTATACAAGCAGTTTCTCAACGTCCTTCTGTTCAAAACGCCACTGTCCGCCGATGCGCTTGGCAGGCAATTTCCCTGATTTGAGCAACCGGTAAACCGTGCGGGTAGAGATACCCAGTTGTTTACAGACGTCATTTACAGTTAGCATATAAGTTATGTAAGCGGATTTAGCTGATTTATCAGATTTAGAACCATCGGCTTAATCTGCTTAATCAGCTTACTAAACAGGACAAAATATGACAAGAAATGTAGTGCAATGTTGCAGGATAGGACAGGCTATGGCACTGACCAGTACCTACACTACTACTACCCCCTGCCTACACCTCTACCACCCCTGGCCTACACCTCTACTACCTCTGGCCTGCACCTCTACTACCTCCGGCCTGCACCTCTACTACCTCCGGCCTACACCTCTACTACCTCCAGCCTACACCTCTACTACCTCCAGCCTGCACCTCTACTACCTCCAGCCTACACCTCTACTACCCCCGGCCTACACCTCTACTACCTCCGGCCTTCACCTCTACTACCTCCGGCCTACACCTCTACTACCTCTGGCCTACACCTCTACTACCCCCGACCTACATCTATACTACCCCTGACTTACACCCATATTACCTCCGGCTTACAGTCCTACCACTATCGGCTTTCACATAGGGGTAGGCAGGAATGTGTGACGTCGCACATTTGAGAGCAGGTATAATGTTAGACGTCTAACATTTTACCAAGAAGGGTATTAAAAAAATGTTGGCCGGCAAACATTTACCAGATATGGTTATTGCGCTTCTATCCCGCTTTATTCATAAATGCCTTGCGGCGTTTGCATTCTGCGGTAGCGGGATAAACCGCCGTAAGGCTCTCGGGACCATCAAACTGCCAGAGTATAATTTATGAATTATTCGGGTCTATCAGCTTGAGCCATTCATCCGGCGGGTCTATTTGCAGTCCCTTGAGGATTTTCTTGATGTAATCCGGTTCACGGGAATCAAACTGGTTGTGAGATGGAATACGACAAAGAAATTGCAGGCTGGGAATATTTGTAACCAGGAGCGGTTCTATATGGAAATAAGTGTTGTGCTCGTCATAACTCATATCAATAATCTTCAAGAATACGAAAGGAAGATTGGTTGGGTCAGCGCTTTTGCCCTGAATCATTCCCCGGCTATACACCCCTAAGCCGGGCAGTGGACAGGAGCCTTTGAGGGCATCCCAATCCTCTAATTTGGTATGCCTGATACTGACATACTCGGCCTGCCTGGCCCTTTCCCAGTAAGGGCTTTGCGGGGTGTAAAGGACAATAATCTTTTTCATTATAAAAATAACCTCTGGCGCCGAAGCGCCATGGCGCCCTTATGGCGCCACTTTTCATTTCAGAAACATTTTCTGGTATCGCGTCCCCTAAATTTCCCTTACTTATTTATTAGGTGTTGCCCCCATTTTCGTTAATATCCTTAGAACTAACATATACTGTTACTGGAATCTTATGACCCTTCTCATATTCATATTTAAGTGCACCCAAAAATAGAATTTCAATAACACCTTCAGCCCTTTTGACCGCCGTTTTATAACTAATCCCATGAATGCCTATTATAACTAAGGCTAAAATAAAGACTGGAATAATATTCCAAGGAATAGACGTAGTTCCATTTTTAAAAAGCAAAATTAGCCAAAAACATAGAGCAAAAACAGAACCGATTAATGCAGTTCCAAAACCATGAACAATGTCTGAAAGACTATCTGTGCGTTCATTCGCTCCCTTAATTATACAGGATGTTTCTCTTCCAGCATGCCAAGTACCTGATACTACATGCCAAGCACCTGCTCTGCTTAATGCATTAGCTTTAACCTCCGTATCATCATTTTGACGACGTAATTCCAACCACTTCATTTTTTCGGCGCTTATAATTACTTCCTGATGATTAACACCGCAATAATCAAATCTTTTTGTCCAATACAATACGTGATAAATCATTCCTAAAAGATACCCTATTCCGGTCGCAGCAAAAATCAAAAGAGTTGTGGCCGAAATGTCAGATCCTGTTTTGGTTGCATCGGCTACAGCGTTCCTTATTGAGGGTGTGTGACACAGGAACAAATAAAAACCTAACTCAATAAATAGTGCGGCACTTGGAAATATATAACGTAGGATACGTCTGGCTTCATTCATAGTGTTCTCCTTTTTCAAATTCCGGGGACGCCTTACTTATCTATTCAGTATGCTGTCCCTCGAATTATTACTGCCCCGCCTGCGTTGGGGTATTCCTCTGAGTAGTCGTCCCATCTCCTAATTGACCATTGTCGTTGAGTCCCCAAGCCCAGAATGAGCCGTCGGTTTTTAATGCACTGGTGTGAGCGCCACCAGCGGCGATGGCTGACCAGCCCGTGCCAATAAGCGTCGGGGTGTTCTTATTAATTGTTGTCCCGTCCCCTAATCGACCAAAGCCATTAGATCCCCATGCCCAGAGTGTGCCGTCGGTCTTTAAGGCAATGGCGTGCTCCTCACCAGCGGCGATGGCAGAGAAGCCCGTGCCAATCAGTGTTGGGGTCAAGTTAGCATATATTGTTCCATCGGCTAATGCACCATACCCGTTCGAGCCCCAAGTATGAAGCGAGCCATCTGACTTTAAGGCAATGGTGTGATACCAACCAGCGGCGATGGCTGACCAACCCGTGCCAATAAGCGTCGGGATCAATTTATTAGTCCCGTATCCACTTGTCCCATCGCCTAATTGACCAGACCTATTCCAGCCCCAAGTATAGAGCGAGCCATCTGATTTTAAGGCAACGGTGTGCTCGTAACCAGCGGCAATGACTGACCAGTTGTTCTCAGTGCCAATCCGGGTTGGGGTAGTCTTACTTATCGTTGTCCCATCACCTAATTGACCATATTCGTTATATCCCCAAGTCCAAAGTGAGCCGTTTGCTTTCAAGGCGATGGTGTGCCAGCCTCCAGCAGCAATAGCTAACCAGTCAGTATCAGTACCAATACGAGTTGGGGTATTTTTATTAGTACCAATTGTCCCATCACCCAATTGACCGTAGGCATTATCTCCCCAGGCCCAGAGTGTGCCATCGATCTTGAGGGCAATGTTGTACCCGACGCCAGCGTCAATGGCTGACCAGTTGGTATCCGTGCCAATCCGGGTCGGGGTCAATCTATTAGTTGTTGTCCCATCGCCTAATTCACCATAGAAGTTCTGTCCCCAGGCATAGAGCGAGCCATCGATCTTTAAGGCAATGGTGTGCCCGCTACCAGCCGCAATGACCGACCAATCTCTTGCCCTAACATATACTTCGTTAGAATAGGCGCTGGCGGCTACGTTGTTATAAGCCCGAACACGATAATAATAGGTCGAAGAAAGAGAAAGATTTGTATCTGTGTAGACGGAGGTATTTGCCGTTACTGTAATAAGGAGTGAATAGGCGGTATTTGTTACGCCCCGTTCTATCTCGTATCCGTCTTCATTATCAGTAGTATCAATCCAGTAAAGCGCTATTGCGGTACGTGAAATGATTGTAAGAAGTCCTAAAGGCGCGATAAGTAGTGTGGTGGCTGATGCCTCGTTGGTGTAGGTGCTATCACCGTTTGAATTATAAGCCATGATGCGGTAAGAGTAGACCGTTCCATCTGTCAGTCCGGTATTGGAATAAGTAGTTAGATTGGCACTAACTGTAGTAATCTGTGTCCATATTCCACCTGCACCGGTCTTGCACTCTATCTTAAATCCGTCTTCATTACTGGAATTATCGGTCCAGGTGAGGTTAATCTGTGATGTTGACACGGTATTAGCCGACAGGATAGTCGGCGCATTGAGAGCAATTGCATCAGATGCCTCGTTGGAATAGGCGGAATTAGTGGTTGCATTATACGCCCTGACCCGATAATAATAGATGGCACCATCTACCAAGCCGGTATTGGAATATGTGATGATATTTGCGCCTATGTCGGCAATCTGGCTATAGGTTCCGCCGGAGCCGGTTTTACGCTCTATTTTATAGCCGGTTTCATTATCGGTATTATCCGTCCAGGTCAAATCAATCTGCGAAGAGGAAATAACCGCAACATTCAGCGATAACGGCGGCGCTATCTGAGTAGTAAAACTCCAGACCGTGCCAGTAGTCGTGCCGGTAGCATTCTTTGAGTCAATCCGCCAGTAATAAGTAGTGCTATATGTAAACGTGCCGGGATTATAACTCGTGCCGGACTGATTGATAATAAATGTTCCCGGCGAGGTCGTACCGAAATAAACATCATAAGAAGTAGCCCCGCTGGCTGATGCCCAACCTAACTGTTGATTAATAGACGCATTAATTGTATTATTAGCCGGGCTTGGCGAGGTTACCTGTGCAGACGGTGCTATTTGCGTGATAAAGGTCCAGACATTACCGGTAGTTGTCCCAACACTATTTTTGGAATCTATCCGCCAGTAATAGGTGGTGCTATATGTAAGTGTATCAGGATTATAACTCGTGCCGGACTGATTGCCGACAAATGTCCCAGGTGCAGTTGTGCCGAAAAAGACATCATAAGAAGTTGCGCCACTGACAGAAGCCCAAGAGACTTGAGTAGTTGTTATCACATTAGTTGCGCTATTAGACGGTGTCGGTGAGGTTACTTGGGCAGTTGCGGTTGGTGTTCCGCTACTGCCACTTGAGCCACCAATGTCTCCACAACCG
This Candidatus Brocadiia bacterium DNA region includes the following protein-coding sequences:
- a CDS encoding helix-turn-helix domain-containing protein — protein: MLTVNDVCKQLGISTRTVYRLLKSGKLPAKRIGGQWRFEQKDVEKLLVYKTPTKYIIKPGLMTLKEVCEYLGLSRFTIYRLINVKKLPAVKLGGRWQFLQSEVRQFLTHSRDVPGHVLGMNFEGGVMTLNQVAQALGVNRRTIYRLVREGKLPATKIAGVWRFIRTEVSRYMLDHKYSYGTTGVKGIFFWSQALDKYYKRKDLYYVKDSAYDGFVGSNQDYHDFKTLKSIHADMPNDKFFAELHYRKISVQGGFILALTPKQYENLPTEEYVHWSGFRVPDNQLRHLQL
- a CDS encoding fibronectin type III domain-containing protein produces the protein MHSKSILKTATVIMFIAYITAFNYGGCGDIGGSSGSSGTPTATAQVTSPTPSNSATNVITTTQVSWASVSGATSYDVFFGTTAPGTFVGNQSGTSYNPDTLTYSTTYYWRIDSKNSVGTTTGNVWTFITQIAPSAQVTSPSPANNTINASINQQLGWASASGATSYDVYFGTTSPGTFIINQSGTSYNPGTFTYSTTYYWRIDSKNATGTTTGTVWSFTTQIAPPLSLNVAVISSSQIDLTWTDNTDNETGYKIERKTGSGGTYSQIADIGANIITYSNTGLVDGAIYYYRVRAYNATTNSAYSNEASDAIALNAPTILSANTVSTSQINLTWTDNSSNEDGFKIECKTGAGGIWTQITTVSANLTTYSNTGLTDGTVYSYRIMAYNSNGDSTYTNEASATTLLIAPLGLLTIISRTAIALYWIDTTDNEDGYEIERGVTNTAYSLLITVTANTSVYTDTNLSLSSTYYYRVRAYNNVAASAYSNEVYVRARDWSVIAAGSGHTIALKIDGSLYAWGQNFYGELGDGTTTNRLTPTRIGTDTNWSAIDAGVGYNIALKIDGTLWAWGDNAYGQLGDGTIGTNKNTPTRIGTDTDWLAIAAGGWHTIALKANGSLWTWGYNEYGQLGDGTTISKTTPTRIGTENNWSVIAAGYEHTVALKSDGSLYTWGWNRSGQLGDGTSGYGTNKLIPTLIGTGWSAIAAGWYHTIALKSDGSLHTWGSNGYGALADGTIYANLTPTLIGTGFSAIAAGEEHAIALKTDGTLWAWGSNGFGRLGDGTTINKNTPTLIGTGWSAIAAGGAHTSALKTDGSFWAWGLNDNGQLGDGTTTQRNTPTQAGQ
- a CDS encoding PQQ-binding-like beta-propeller repeat protein, which gives rise to MYYIFTPAISAEPAVNAPLVEVIYTWNQPKNPFDDIIYRRLSRTLDKEEAVYYYAMYARCKDEILITGEDDVPLQEWLPDRVIVNGKALQSNDYTGYIGKSRIILYQQSPYGLLELGEMDKNGVYAESIEFVNTTASQIGQESPPSLWYIGGSILGAASILDYVKNDKEPTNHAPTALFNVIPETGSTNTVFWFDAGTSSDIDEPVQNLMVRWDWENDGVWDTSFSIAKTITRTFTAGAHTIAMQMRDSAGAFVTATKTITVIAPGGPLAATPQPIFHTNLQRTGLTAMAGPVTDTVKRQYATGGVIQSSPVIAADNTIYAGSFDGKVYALNPNGTLKWASQILGQIYSTPAIGSDGTLYIGAGTALYALNNTTGAVNWSYNTGNTVRSSPAIGADGTIYFGSGNGNIYAVNYDGSFKWLYPTGGAVDSAPAIAADGTLYIGSNDNYLYALDTNPLSLRWRYQAGGAIVGVPAVGADGTVYAGATNGIIYAINPNGTLKWTAATAGPVYSSPAVNATTLHVGSDDFSLYSIALATGGINWSFPTTATIRSSPAIDTTGNIYFGSDDGRVYCLNSAGTVVWSRDIGSAVRSSPAINNSNVGASPAVVYIGADNGSLYTIGSGPADPANIVLSKKANKQYITIGEIITYNITVSNFTSTTDTSNNNIVIDTIPAGFRYIPGSSVIDGVNLADPVITGTALTFPDLDAIAPGQTKTLSYQLIAGSGLAKGRYVNSAYCDYFDVIWKTSNTASEEVMVIDDPLFDLGTIMGRVFIDTNANGVFDQGEKGVASATIIMENGVLAITDKEGMYHIPAVKPGTHHLKIGSYAEDYSVGLSQIVRVTEGLLLKVNFAINPKYSDNIYKNGYGGVMLGSGEIGYSSVKGNTDLANRDKRLQKRLYTDGRLAFYTNFVMHPEAHVIVSYDTDRISNKNTDLFKYTDPDKYYPTYGDNSRVSYEGANTQGPLYLLAEMGDGNTHKLGIIVGNYQTNINKTELINYNRALYGANVYLDVPVPKGFDRFVLFPNNISLFTSQSRQVPAVNEFQSTGGSFYYLKNQSIVTGSEKVTIETRDKLSNLTLSSVTKARDIDYEIDYGNGRIIFFQPVGMVQESSTIISSNILNGNPVYIKVAYEYETDALDYSKGVYGGRIATPNIGLTYIQSRNNRDGVYPAFSGTAASQTDTNDYTIGGADVNLSFPISGTGSIDIKAEYAQSESTGIPDYFSLDGGSGFSPISTTKTDGNAYLLKTRADITKDIQTSLVYQRTGEGFESTATSANQGTQKYGMNTTIKTSDRLKFMVGYDAQETLEPNPATIAGTLIGAQKNQTAFLQANWALEPGKLNLTGEYRYQDVEIPSTALSDNNSGTDILAARLDYQYTKQTRLFVAQQFAIQDTPTNQYSNTQTTLGGSTIFSDKSQLSVQGSVATDAYSVLSGFSYPVSSRTNMYTNYGLGASDTEGQTMTSAIGGRSQVTNKTSVYAQEEYKTSDKEQMVSNNQKVGEETQLTSEWTVRNSFETGLVNYFDETQTTRQVVSVNAQYSHKPARTTVQSGGDTKDTKNTEDLKSGLTTLSTKLEFRADNGIQNKKQYLTANNLKYQLTEDLSGMLRLNWARTDNTTTDKVESLFREYGIGTALRPVKWDKWLLIAKYTYLEDIRNQSNSQIKANIYALETAYDILPPLQVVEKYAHRRMSEEIGYIPETHSNTDLWINRINYTFGATAPWRSANTNHLKSFIVGGEYRILRTEAKNSLTDQLTGGTTDKKTGYLAEIGYKFDKTMHFGIGYNFTDFTDNLEHTYDYSVRGFFIRMNIAY